One region of Malania oleifera isolate guangnan ecotype guangnan chromosome 6, ASM2987363v1, whole genome shotgun sequence genomic DNA includes:
- the LOC131157629 gene encoding YTH domain-containing protein ECT2 isoform X3 gives MAAAHQGPDRTSEEKVAEPDNMKEQPLSARNESSAPPSSAQDAATIGNSRDTTNQSGSFSSGGDHSVYPPNIYAPQAQAFYYRGFENPTGEWDEYPQFINAEGLEIGSSGIYNDNPSLMFHTGFGYSPQMPYGPYSPVTTPLPSVGGDGQLYSPQQFQFSGTPYYQQLVSPSMPYITSPTPVSQPELTTLVSEHQQHDGMLFGPRPCYPPPLGSFDWSKPADRQRSFTPLSPAVSPQPTGTLGSFGSVGMASQQQRTLFGFGSGSNSYNRGYIPGGFNQGSSFGSASISSLGANGRGWFTFDNNKRRGRPSGALCSCNGTLDVLSEQNRGPRATKPKNQNTGEHSPPMETSKNSISNAKNQDDLYNRADFLTEYEDAKFFIIKSYSEDNVHKSIKYGVWASTPNGNRKLDAAYREAMEKQGTCPIFLFFSVNASAQFCGVAEMVGPVDFDKSVDYWQQDKWSGQFPVKWHIIKDVPNSQFRHIVLENNDKKPVTNSRDTQEVKLEQGIEMLNIFKNYETDVSILDDFDFYEERQKAMQERKARQQAGFMTGGGNECKNNGLSSDLMKQMSKSFAQAVRLEECSKEGTAPDRGSSASDGSVGTPTTTAPTS, from the exons ATGGCGGCTGCCCACCAAGGCCCCGATCGTACTTCTG AAGAAAAAGTTGCTGAACCAGATAACATGAAGGAACAG CCTCTTTCGGCGAGGAATGAGAGTTCGGCTCCGCCTTCTTCAGCTCAGGATGCTGCAACTATAGGTAATTCAAGGGACACAACAAATCAATCAGGATCTTTTAGTTCTGGTGGGGATCACAGTGTCTACCCACCTAATATCTATGCGCCGCAAGCGCAAGCTTTCTACTATAGAG GTTTTGAAAATCCCACTGGTGAATGGGATGAATATCCACAGTTCATTAATGCAGAAGGGTTGGAAATAGGATCTTCT GGCATCTACAACGACAATCCTTCTCTTATGTTTCATACTGGTTTTGGCTACAGTCCACAAATGCCGTATGGCCCATACTCCCCTGTCACAACACCTTTGCCTTCTGTAGGGGGAGATGGCCAGTTATACTCCCCCCAGCAATTTCAATTTTCAGGGACTCCTTATTACCAGCAGCTTGTTTCTCCTAGCATGCCCTATATTACTTCGCCAACTCCAGTTTCACAGCCGGAGCTTACGACATTAGTCAGTGAGCACCAACAGCATGATGGAATGCTTTTTGGGCCCAGACCTTGTTATCCTCCTCCATTGGGATCTTTTG ATTGGTCAAAACCTGCCGACAGACAGAGGTCTTTTACACCTTTATCGCCTGCAGTATCTCCACAACCAACTGGCACACTTGGGTCGTTTGGAAGTGTTGGCATG GCTTCTCAACAACAAAGAACTTTGTTTGGATTTGGATCTGGTTCAAATTCCTATAATAGGGGCTATATACCTGGTGGTTTTAATCAAGGCTCTAGCTTTGGAAGTGCATCCATTTCAAGTTTGGGAGCAAACGGTCGGGGCTGGTTCACATTTGACAATAACAAACGACGTGGGCGGCCAAGTGGTGCTCTGTGCAGTTGCAATGGCACACTTGATGTGCTCAGCGAGCAGAATCGAGGACCAAGGGCCACAAAGCCGAAGAACCAGAACACTGGTGAACATAGTCCTCCTATGGAGACCAGTAAAAATAGCATATCTAATGCCAAGAACCAAGATGATTTGTACAACCGAGCCGATTTTCTCACAGAATATGAGGATGCAAAATTCTTCATAATTAAATCTTACAGTGAGGACAATGTTCACAAGAGTATCAAATATGGTGTCTGGGCCAGCACGCCAAATGGAAACAGAAAGCTAGATGCTGCTTATCGGGAAGCAATGGAGAAGCAAGGCACCtgtcccatctttcttttcttctcg GTGAATGCCAGTGCTCAATTCTGTGGGGTGGCTGAAATGGTAGGACCTGTAGATTTTGACAAGAGTGTTGATTATTGGCAGCAAGATAAATGGAGTGGGCAATTCCCTGTCAAATGGCATATAATTAAAGATGTCCCAAACAGTCAGTTTCGTCACATTGTACTTGAAAATAATGACAAGAAGCCTGTAACCAACAGTCGAGACACTCAGGAG GTGAAATTGGAGCAAGGCATTGAGATGTtgaacattttcaaaaattatgaaactgATGTGTCCATCTTGGACGATTTTGACTTCTATGAAGAACGGCAGAAAGCCATGCAAGAACGGAAAGCCAGACAACAAGCTGGCTTCATGACTGGAGGAGGCAATGAGTGCAAAAACAACGGTTTATCTAGCGATCTCATGAAGCAGATGTCTAAGAGTTTTGCTCAAGCTGTCCGGTTGGAGGAGTGCAGTAAGGAAGGCACGGCGCCTGACAGGGGCAGTTCCGCATCTGATGGCTCCGTGGGCACGCCGACGACTACTGCCCCAACCAGTTAA
- the LOC131157629 gene encoding YTH domain-containing protein ECT4 isoform X2, translating into MAAAHQGPDRTSEKVAEPDNMKEQPLSARNESSAPPSSAQDAATIGNSRDTTNQSGSFSSGGDHSVYPPNIYAPQAQAFYYRGFENPTGEWDEYPQFINAEGLEIGSSGIYNDNPSLMFHTGFGYSPQMPYGPYSPVTTPLPSVGGDGQLYSPQQFQFSGTPYYQQLVSPSMPYITSPTPVSQPELTTLVSEHQQHDGMLFGPRPCYPPPLGSFGRGNFPGNSGTLGFHDLQQGFDGFGSAGLWSDWSKPADRQRSFTPLSPAVSPQPTGTLGSFGSVGMASQQQRTLFGFGSGSNSYNRGYIPGGFNQGSSFGSASISSLGANGRGWFTFDNNKRRGRPSGALCSCNGTLDVLSEQNRGPRATKPKNQNTGEHSPPMETSKNSISNAKNQDDLYNRADFLTEYEDAKFFIIKSYSEDNVHKSIKYGVWASTPNGNRKLDAAYREAMEKQGTCPIFLFFSVNASAQFCGVAEMVGPVDFDKSVDYWQQDKWSGQFPVKWHIIKDVPNSQFRHIVLENNDKKPVTNSRDTQEVKLEQGIEMLNIFKNYETDVSILDDFDFYEERQKAMQERKARQQAGFMTGGGNECKNNGLSSDLMKQMSKSFAQAVRLEECSKEGTAPDRGSSASDGSVGTPTTTAPTS; encoded by the exons ATGGCGGCTGCCCACCAAGGCCCCGATCGTACTTCTG AAAAAGTTGCTGAACCAGATAACATGAAGGAACAG CCTCTTTCGGCGAGGAATGAGAGTTCGGCTCCGCCTTCTTCAGCTCAGGATGCTGCAACTATAGGTAATTCAAGGGACACAACAAATCAATCAGGATCTTTTAGTTCTGGTGGGGATCACAGTGTCTACCCACCTAATATCTATGCGCCGCAAGCGCAAGCTTTCTACTATAGAG GTTTTGAAAATCCCACTGGTGAATGGGATGAATATCCACAGTTCATTAATGCAGAAGGGTTGGAAATAGGATCTTCT GGCATCTACAACGACAATCCTTCTCTTATGTTTCATACTGGTTTTGGCTACAGTCCACAAATGCCGTATGGCCCATACTCCCCTGTCACAACACCTTTGCCTTCTGTAGGGGGAGATGGCCAGTTATACTCCCCCCAGCAATTTCAATTTTCAGGGACTCCTTATTACCAGCAGCTTGTTTCTCCTAGCATGCCCTATATTACTTCGCCAACTCCAGTTTCACAGCCGGAGCTTACGACATTAGTCAGTGAGCACCAACAGCATGATGGAATGCTTTTTGGGCCCAGACCTTGTTATCCTCCTCCATTGGGATCTTTTGGTAGGGGCAACTTTCCTGGAAATTCTGGAACACTTGGTTTTCATGATTTGCAGCAAGGCTTTGATGGATTTGGATCTGCTGGACTTTGGTCAGATTGGTCAAAACCTGCCGACAGACAGAGGTCTTTTACACCTTTATCGCCTGCAGTATCTCCACAACCAACTGGCACACTTGGGTCGTTTGGAAGTGTTGGCATG GCTTCTCAACAACAAAGAACTTTGTTTGGATTTGGATCTGGTTCAAATTCCTATAATAGGGGCTATATACCTGGTGGTTTTAATCAAGGCTCTAGCTTTGGAAGTGCATCCATTTCAAGTTTGGGAGCAAACGGTCGGGGCTGGTTCACATTTGACAATAACAAACGACGTGGGCGGCCAAGTGGTGCTCTGTGCAGTTGCAATGGCACACTTGATGTGCTCAGCGAGCAGAATCGAGGACCAAGGGCCACAAAGCCGAAGAACCAGAACACTGGTGAACATAGTCCTCCTATGGAGACCAGTAAAAATAGCATATCTAATGCCAAGAACCAAGATGATTTGTACAACCGAGCCGATTTTCTCACAGAATATGAGGATGCAAAATTCTTCATAATTAAATCTTACAGTGAGGACAATGTTCACAAGAGTATCAAATATGGTGTCTGGGCCAGCACGCCAAATGGAAACAGAAAGCTAGATGCTGCTTATCGGGAAGCAATGGAGAAGCAAGGCACCtgtcccatctttcttttcttctcg GTGAATGCCAGTGCTCAATTCTGTGGGGTGGCTGAAATGGTAGGACCTGTAGATTTTGACAAGAGTGTTGATTATTGGCAGCAAGATAAATGGAGTGGGCAATTCCCTGTCAAATGGCATATAATTAAAGATGTCCCAAACAGTCAGTTTCGTCACATTGTACTTGAAAATAATGACAAGAAGCCTGTAACCAACAGTCGAGACACTCAGGAG GTGAAATTGGAGCAAGGCATTGAGATGTtgaacattttcaaaaattatgaaactgATGTGTCCATCTTGGACGATTTTGACTTCTATGAAGAACGGCAGAAAGCCATGCAAGAACGGAAAGCCAGACAACAAGCTGGCTTCATGACTGGAGGAGGCAATGAGTGCAAAAACAACGGTTTATCTAGCGATCTCATGAAGCAGATGTCTAAGAGTTTTGCTCAAGCTGTCCGGTTGGAGGAGTGCAGTAAGGAAGGCACGGCGCCTGACAGGGGCAGTTCCGCATCTGATGGCTCCGTGGGCACGCCGACGACTACTGCCCCAACCAGTTAA
- the LOC131157629 gene encoding YTH domain-containing protein ECT4 isoform X1, translating to MAAAHQGPDRTSEEKVAEPDNMKEQPLSARNESSAPPSSAQDAATIGNSRDTTNQSGSFSSGGDHSVYPPNIYAPQAQAFYYRGFENPTGEWDEYPQFINAEGLEIGSSGIYNDNPSLMFHTGFGYSPQMPYGPYSPVTTPLPSVGGDGQLYSPQQFQFSGTPYYQQLVSPSMPYITSPTPVSQPELTTLVSEHQQHDGMLFGPRPCYPPPLGSFGRGNFPGNSGTLGFHDLQQGFDGFGSAGLWSDWSKPADRQRSFTPLSPAVSPQPTGTLGSFGSVGMASQQQRTLFGFGSGSNSYNRGYIPGGFNQGSSFGSASISSLGANGRGWFTFDNNKRRGRPSGALCSCNGTLDVLSEQNRGPRATKPKNQNTGEHSPPMETSKNSISNAKNQDDLYNRADFLTEYEDAKFFIIKSYSEDNVHKSIKYGVWASTPNGNRKLDAAYREAMEKQGTCPIFLFFSVNASAQFCGVAEMVGPVDFDKSVDYWQQDKWSGQFPVKWHIIKDVPNSQFRHIVLENNDKKPVTNSRDTQEVKLEQGIEMLNIFKNYETDVSILDDFDFYEERQKAMQERKARQQAGFMTGGGNECKNNGLSSDLMKQMSKSFAQAVRLEECSKEGTAPDRGSSASDGSVGTPTTTAPTS from the exons ATGGCGGCTGCCCACCAAGGCCCCGATCGTACTTCTG AAGAAAAAGTTGCTGAACCAGATAACATGAAGGAACAG CCTCTTTCGGCGAGGAATGAGAGTTCGGCTCCGCCTTCTTCAGCTCAGGATGCTGCAACTATAGGTAATTCAAGGGACACAACAAATCAATCAGGATCTTTTAGTTCTGGTGGGGATCACAGTGTCTACCCACCTAATATCTATGCGCCGCAAGCGCAAGCTTTCTACTATAGAG GTTTTGAAAATCCCACTGGTGAATGGGATGAATATCCACAGTTCATTAATGCAGAAGGGTTGGAAATAGGATCTTCT GGCATCTACAACGACAATCCTTCTCTTATGTTTCATACTGGTTTTGGCTACAGTCCACAAATGCCGTATGGCCCATACTCCCCTGTCACAACACCTTTGCCTTCTGTAGGGGGAGATGGCCAGTTATACTCCCCCCAGCAATTTCAATTTTCAGGGACTCCTTATTACCAGCAGCTTGTTTCTCCTAGCATGCCCTATATTACTTCGCCAACTCCAGTTTCACAGCCGGAGCTTACGACATTAGTCAGTGAGCACCAACAGCATGATGGAATGCTTTTTGGGCCCAGACCTTGTTATCCTCCTCCATTGGGATCTTTTGGTAGGGGCAACTTTCCTGGAAATTCTGGAACACTTGGTTTTCATGATTTGCAGCAAGGCTTTGATGGATTTGGATCTGCTGGACTTTGGTCAGATTGGTCAAAACCTGCCGACAGACAGAGGTCTTTTACACCTTTATCGCCTGCAGTATCTCCACAACCAACTGGCACACTTGGGTCGTTTGGAAGTGTTGGCATG GCTTCTCAACAACAAAGAACTTTGTTTGGATTTGGATCTGGTTCAAATTCCTATAATAGGGGCTATATACCTGGTGGTTTTAATCAAGGCTCTAGCTTTGGAAGTGCATCCATTTCAAGTTTGGGAGCAAACGGTCGGGGCTGGTTCACATTTGACAATAACAAACGACGTGGGCGGCCAAGTGGTGCTCTGTGCAGTTGCAATGGCACACTTGATGTGCTCAGCGAGCAGAATCGAGGACCAAGGGCCACAAAGCCGAAGAACCAGAACACTGGTGAACATAGTCCTCCTATGGAGACCAGTAAAAATAGCATATCTAATGCCAAGAACCAAGATGATTTGTACAACCGAGCCGATTTTCTCACAGAATATGAGGATGCAAAATTCTTCATAATTAAATCTTACAGTGAGGACAATGTTCACAAGAGTATCAAATATGGTGTCTGGGCCAGCACGCCAAATGGAAACAGAAAGCTAGATGCTGCTTATCGGGAAGCAATGGAGAAGCAAGGCACCtgtcccatctttcttttcttctcg GTGAATGCCAGTGCTCAATTCTGTGGGGTGGCTGAAATGGTAGGACCTGTAGATTTTGACAAGAGTGTTGATTATTGGCAGCAAGATAAATGGAGTGGGCAATTCCCTGTCAAATGGCATATAATTAAAGATGTCCCAAACAGTCAGTTTCGTCACATTGTACTTGAAAATAATGACAAGAAGCCTGTAACCAACAGTCGAGACACTCAGGAG GTGAAATTGGAGCAAGGCATTGAGATGTtgaacattttcaaaaattatgaaactgATGTGTCCATCTTGGACGATTTTGACTTCTATGAAGAACGGCAGAAAGCCATGCAAGAACGGAAAGCCAGACAACAAGCTGGCTTCATGACTGGAGGAGGCAATGAGTGCAAAAACAACGGTTTATCTAGCGATCTCATGAAGCAGATGTCTAAGAGTTTTGCTCAAGCTGTCCGGTTGGAGGAGTGCAGTAAGGAAGGCACGGCGCCTGACAGGGGCAGTTCCGCATCTGATGGCTCCGTGGGCACGCCGACGACTACTGCCCCAACCAGTTAA